The following coding sequences lie in one Zingiber officinale cultivar Zhangliang chromosome 2B, Zo_v1.1, whole genome shotgun sequence genomic window:
- the LOC122045662 gene encoding mannan endo-1,4-beta-mannosidase 2-like has product MSPGRQGGGGGWLKHFAGHARVRSRNGLAYPLLGIAFFAAFIYFSFGDFRPSTGSAELSFVERNGTQFVLDGRAFYVNGWNSYWMLDQAAEEFSKPRVTEMFQIGAKMGMTVCRTWAFNDGTYHALQVSLGIFDERVFKALDWVIAEARRHGIRLLLSLVNNLQHYGGKTQYVKWAWDDGIGLSSSNDSFFFDPSIRKYFKIYLKTILTRKNHLTGIEYRDDPTIFAWELMNEPQCASDSSGDTLQEWIEDMSEFVKTIDHKHLLTIGLEGFYGPVSSQEKQSINPGQWYGTLGSDFLLNSKVSHVDFASVHVYPDQWLLKANFSEKTNYISKWVTSHIEDGDQELHKPVMFTEFGLSKKSKKFEHPQRVIFYRSIFDKIYESARKNGAGAGTMIWQLLVPGMEEYSDDYGIIPGQTPSVDSLLKEQSCRLLSLRLGKDSSDTSSRIC; this is encoded by the exons ATGAGCCCCGGTAGGCAGGGCGGCGGCGGTGGTTGGCTTAAGCATTTTGCTGGCCACGCCAGGGTGAGATCAAGGAATGGACTGGCTTACCCCCTTCTTGGAATCGCCTTCTTTGCGGCCTTCATCTACTTCTCCTTTGGGGACTTCAGGCCCTCTACGGGAAGCGCGGAATTGAGCTTCGTGGAGAGGAATGGCACCCAGTTCGTGCTCGATGGGAGGGCGTTCTACGTCAACGGGTGGAACTCGTACTGGATGCTGGACCAAGCGGCGGAGGAGTTCAGCAAGCCGAGGGTTACGGAGATGTTCCAGATCGGCGCGAAGATGGGCATGACGGTCTGCAGGACCTGGGCGTTCAATGATGGAACCTACCACGCACTTCAGGTTTCCCTCGGCATATTCGATGAGCGCGTCTTCAAG GCATTGGATTGGGTAATTGCGGAAGCAAGAAGACACGGCATCAGGCTGCTTCTTAGCTTGGTAAACAATTTGCAGCATTACGGTGGGAAGACACAATATGTCAAATGGGCATGGGACGACGGGATCGGGCTGAGTTCTTCAAAtgattctttcttctttgatCCTTCAATTCGGAAGTACTTCAAGATTTACTTAAAG ACCATATTGACGAGGAAGAACCATTTAACAGGAATAGAGTACAGGGACGATCCCACAATCTTTGCTTGGGAATTGATGAATGAACCACAATGCGCATCTGATTCTTCTGGTGACACTCTCCAA GAGTGGATTGAAGACATGTCTGAGTTTGTGAAAACAATTGATCATAAGCACCTCTTGACCATTGGACTTGAGGGGTTCTATGGACCAGTAAGTTCACAAGAGAAGCAAAGTATCAATCCAGGGCAGTGGTACGGCACTCTGGGATCAGATTTTCTTCTCAACTCCAAAGTCTCTCATGTTGACTTCGCTTCTGTCCATGTATATCCTGATCAATG GTTGTTGAAAGCAAATTTTAGTGAGAAAACCAATTATATTTCCAAATGGGTGACATCACACATTGAAGATGGTGATCAGGAACTGCATAAGCCAGTCATGTTCACTGAATTTGGCCTCTCCAAAAAATCAAAGAAGTTTGAGCACCCTCAAAGGGTTATCTTTTACAGATCCATCTTTGACAAAATCTACGAGTCTGCTAGGAAAAATGGAGCTGGAGCAGGGACTATGATATGGCAGTTACTGGTTCCAGGAATGGAAGAATATAGTGATGACTATGGGATCATACCAGGTCAGACACCTTCAGttgatagtttgttaaaggagcAGTCATGTAGGTTACTGTCATTGAGACTGGGAAAGGACTCATCTGACACAAGTTCAAGAATATGCTAA